One genomic segment of Kordiimonas sp. SCSIO 12603 includes these proteins:
- a CDS encoding ABC transporter permease: MKKLIFKLTLANMLHRPLSTFLTIATLAAAVALMSLLIQIKAHSTYRLKQDIADVDLVVGAKGSPLQLVLSSLLHIDIPTGNIPLTDAQTIMKHPHVSETLPLALGDSFRRFRVVGTTPNIMKFYNARLASGEIWHEAQQVVIGSSVHKALKMNLGQKFYSSHGLSSSGTNEAQHQHAPYEVTGILEPTDSILDRLILTSVDSIWLAHGEEAHDTLEEHSEHEEHEEHEEHEDEAHHHEKDIRSRPVTDLQSIDTEEREITALLVRYKSPIAAVHMPRMVNSTPGLQAAAPAIEITRLFDLTAGISETIQAVAIILAVIGGMSIFVTVSHSSAAGLYDMALMRAVGASTTFTISQRLLEGLLIAITSAVIGVSLAHLLLLVLHETYAPVAVFGLTGMRLYSTELGLIIGVVLIGAAASLWPALNAYRVDPSILLKRGR, translated from the coding sequence ATGAAGAAGCTCATTTTCAAATTAACATTGGCAAACATGCTGCACCGTCCACTAAGCACATTTCTTACCATAGCTACGCTTGCAGCCGCCGTCGCCCTGATGTCATTACTTATTCAAATAAAAGCACATTCAACATACCGGCTTAAACAGGATATTGCTGATGTTGATTTGGTTGTTGGAGCTAAAGGCAGCCCTCTTCAGCTTGTTCTTTCAAGTTTACTTCACATAGATATCCCAACAGGCAATATCCCTCTTACGGATGCCCAAACCATAATGAAACACCCCCATGTCTCTGAAACATTACCGCTCGCACTCGGGGATAGTTTCAGAAGATTCAGGGTTGTAGGGACAACGCCTAATATTATGAAATTCTATAATGCCCGTTTAGCTTCTGGCGAAATATGGCATGAAGCTCAGCAGGTTGTCATTGGTTCATCAGTACATAAGGCGCTTAAAATGAACCTGGGCCAAAAGTTTTACAGTTCCCACGGCCTGTCTTCTTCCGGAACCAATGAAGCTCAACACCAACACGCCCCCTATGAAGTAACCGGTATTCTGGAGCCAACTGACAGTATTTTAGATCGCCTGATTTTAACGTCCGTGGACAGCATATGGCTTGCCCACGGTGAAGAAGCACATGACACTCTAGAAGAACACAGCGAACATGAAGAACATGAAGAACATGAAGAACATGAGGATGAGGCTCATCATCATGAAAAGGATATACGGTCTCGGCCCGTCACAGATCTACAATCGATAGACACAGAAGAGCGTGAAATCACGGCCCTTCTTGTTCGGTACAAATCGCCAATCGCAGCCGTTCATATGCCCCGCATGGTCAATTCAACACCCGGTTTGCAAGCAGCGGCACCCGCTATTGAAATCACTAGGCTTTTTGACCTCACCGCTGGCATCTCAGAAACCATTCAGGCTGTTGCTATAATACTCGCGGTGATTGGCGGCATGAGTATATTTGTAACAGTCAGTCATTCTTCAGCTGCGGGATTATACGATATGGCGCTTATGCGAGCAGTTGGAGCCAGCACAACATTTACTATCAGCCAACGTCTTCTGGAAGGGTTGTTAATCGCAATAACCAGTGCTGTTATTGGTGTTTCCTTAGCCCATCTTTTACTACTGGTTCTTCATGAAACTTACGCCCCTGTTGCGGTATTTGGGCTTACAGGCATGCGATTATATTCAACCGAACTTGGCCTGATAATAGGGGTGGTTCTGATTGGGGCTGCTGCATCACTGTGGCCTGCCCTTAATGCATACCGCGTTGATCCATCTATATTGTTAAAAAGAGGACGCTAG
- a CDS encoding glycosyl hydrolase, giving the protein MKLGINLGLALMMATSPLLAADDDLMSAKTFAGMKVRNIGPAYMSGRVSDIAVDQTDPSTWYVAMGSGGVWKTVNAGTTWKPIFDDQDVYSIGDVTIDPSNPNIIWVGTGENNGGRHISFGDGVYKSLDGGKTWKNMGLKASEHIGDIVIHPTDSNTVWVSAQGPLWSKGGERGVYKTTDGGKTWRNVLEGDEWTGVGTLAIDPSNPDKLYAAKWQRQRTVAALIDTGPGSGLFTSDDGGETWVKMKTGLPGGDLGKSSIAVSPIDPNVVYAAIETNGRKGGFWRSSDKGASWKKMSDIVGGGTGPHYYQEIFVDPDTFDMVYMSSNVSSFSMDGGKTWKNVNLKNRHVDDHAFAFHPTDPDFILVGSDGGLYESRDNMATWRFMEGIPVTQFYKIAADDDYPFYNVYGGTQDNSTQGGPSRTRREDGIKNSDWYLIMGGDGHQPATEPGNPDIVYAQWQQGNLNRYDRKTRETIYIQPQGKPGDPAERFNWDAPINVSHHDPKRLYHASQRLWRSDDRGDSWTAISPDLTRNENRLHLPMMDRKWGAEAGWDLYAMSNYNTIANVAESPVDENILYVGTDDGLIQVTSDGGENWTRYEIGKIKGVPARAYVNDIRADRFDADTVYAALDNHKEGDYKPYLIKSTNRGKSWKMITGGLPEKNLVWRITQDHVNKDLMFIGTEFGLYFTVDGGSNWVELTGGVPTISFRDVRIQRRENDLVAGSFGRGIFILDDYSALRGLNKDTLDQEALLFAKDKTLLFNEDGLHSDNQGANQWVADNPPYGATFTYYLKDTFKTSKQKRVAADKKLAKDGKDVLFPAWDVLEAELREAKPKVFVTIKDASGKVIRHVAAANKKGVQRVTWDLHHAAQEAITYAASSSRAKNANGVKAIPGTYTATLNVRENGNIRQLAQPVSFEVVADVAPTLQKASAAEVQAFQQKVSKAGAAVRAASAVISDLQKQLKVYRVAMDRTADQAALETQYEAIRAELFSLAELLNGKKADDRKGAEPETISSRIGFAQFNSGSSYGPTPQSHEQMGYALEAFKDVRRRLGIMTEQTIPAFEKALEDAGAPWVRGSMKLPSAE; this is encoded by the coding sequence ATGAAGCTTGGGATTAACTTAGGACTGGCACTGATGATGGCTACATCACCACTGCTGGCTGCAGACGATGATTTGATGTCTGCAAAAACTTTTGCTGGTATGAAAGTTCGGAATATTGGTCCGGCTTACATGTCTGGACGTGTATCTGATATTGCAGTTGATCAGACCGATCCATCCACATGGTATGTTGCTATGGGATCTGGTGGTGTTTGGAAAACAGTGAATGCAGGTACAACATGGAAGCCGATCTTTGACGATCAGGATGTTTATTCCATTGGTGATGTTACTATTGATCCTAGCAACCCAAACATTATCTGGGTTGGTACAGGTGAGAATAACGGTGGTCGCCATATCTCATTCGGCGATGGTGTTTATAAATCGCTTGATGGCGGTAAAACATGGAAGAACATGGGGCTGAAAGCTTCCGAGCATATCGGCGATATTGTTATCCACCCGACAGATTCAAATACAGTTTGGGTTTCTGCTCAGGGGCCGCTTTGGTCAAAAGGCGGTGAGCGCGGTGTTTATAAAACTACGGACGGTGGTAAAACATGGCGCAATGTTCTTGAAGGTGACGAATGGACTGGTGTAGGCACACTGGCAATTGATCCGAGCAACCCAGATAAACTTTATGCCGCTAAATGGCAACGTCAGCGTACTGTAGCAGCGTTAATTGATACAGGTCCAGGATCCGGCCTGTTCACATCTGATGATGGTGGTGAAACTTGGGTGAAGATGAAAACAGGTCTGCCGGGTGGTGACCTTGGTAAATCAAGCATCGCAGTATCACCAATTGATCCAAACGTTGTGTATGCAGCAATTGAAACAAATGGCCGTAAAGGTGGTTTCTGGCGTTCTTCAGACAAGGGTGCAAGCTGGAAGAAAATGTCTGATATCGTTGGTGGCGGTACAGGACCTCACTATTATCAGGAAATCTTCGTAGATCCTGACACGTTTGACATGGTTTATATGTCTAGCAACGTAAGCTCGTTTTCAATGGATGGCGGTAAAACATGGAAGAACGTCAACCTAAAGAACCGTCACGTTGATGATCATGCTTTTGCATTCCACCCAACTGATCCTGATTTCATTCTTGTGGGTTCAGATGGCGGCCTTTATGAAAGCCGCGATAACATGGCGACATGGCGCTTTATGGAAGGTATTCCGGTAACGCAGTTCTACAAGATTGCGGCTGATGATGATTACCCATTCTATAATGTTTATGGCGGTACACAGGATAACTCCACTCAAGGTGGGCCAAGCCGTACACGCCGTGAAGATGGTATCAAAAATTCAGATTGGTATCTGATTATGGGTGGTGATGGTCACCAGCCTGCAACAGAACCTGGCAATCCAGATATTGTTTATGCGCAGTGGCAGCAGGGTAACCTGAACCGTTATGACCGCAAAACACGGGAAACAATCTACATTCAGCCGCAAGGCAAACCGGGTGACCCGGCAGAGCGCTTCAACTGGGATGCGCCGATCAATGTTTCTCATCATGACCCGAAGCGCCTGTATCACGCATCACAGCGCCTGTGGCGTTCTGATGATCGCGGTGATAGCTGGACAGCGATTTCACCTGATTTGACCCGCAATGAGAACCGCCTGCACCTTCCAATGATGGACCGCAAGTGGGGTGCTGAAGCTGGTTGGGATCTTTATGCGATGTCCAACTACAACACGATTGCGAACGTGGCTGAAAGCCCAGTGGATGAAAACATCCTTTATGTGGGTACAGATGATGGCCTTATTCAGGTTACGTCTGATGGCGGTGAGAACTGGACACGCTACGAGATTGGTAAAATCAAAGGCGTTCCTGCGCGTGCATACGTGAATGATATTCGTGCTGACCGTTTCGATGCCGATACAGTTTACGCGGCACTCGATAACCATAAGGAAGGTGATTATAAGCCTTACCTTATCAAGAGTACAAACCGTGGTAAAAGCTGGAAAATGATCACTGGTGGTCTGCCAGAGAAGAACCTTGTGTGGCGTATTACACAGGACCATGTGAACAAAGACCTTATGTTCATTGGTACTGAGTTTGGCCTTTATTTCACAGTTGATGGTGGTTCAAACTGGGTAGAGCTAACAGGCGGCGTTCCAACAATTTCTTTCCGTGATGTTCGCATTCAGCGTAGAGAAAATGATTTGGTAGCAGGTAGCTTTGGCCGTGGTATCTTCATTCTTGATGATTATTCAGCTCTTCGTGGTTTGAATAAAGATACACTTGATCAGGAAGCGCTCCTATTTGCTAAAGATAAAACGCTTCTTTTCAATGAAGATGGCCTTCATAGTGATAATCAGGGTGCTAACCAGTGGGTTGCTGATAACCCGCCATACGGTGCAACCTTCACATATTATCTGAAAGACACGTTTAAAACATCTAAGCAAAAGCGTGTTGCTGCGGATAAGAAACTCGCAAAAGATGGCAAAGATGTATTGTTCCCGGCGTGGGATGTGCTTGAAGCCGAGCTTCGTGAAGCAAAACCAAAGGTATTTGTAACCATTAAGGATGCTTCTGGAAAAGTGATCCGTCATGTAGCAGCTGCAAACAAAAAAGGTGTGCAGCGGGTAACATGGGACCTTCACCATGCGGCACAGGAAGCGATTACCTATGCGGCGAGTTCTTCACGTGCGAAGAATGCGAACGGTGTAAAAGCTATTCCTGGTACATATACAGCAACACTGAATGTGCGCGAGAACGGCAATATTCGCCAGCTGGCACAGCCGGTTTCTTTCGAAGTGGTAGCCGATGTTGCACCAACGCTTCAGAAAGCATCAGCTGCTGAAGTGCAGGCCTTCCAGCAGAAGGTTAGCAAAGCTGGCGCCGCTGTTCGGGCGGCAAGTGCTGTGATCAGTGACCTGCAGAAGCAGCTTAAAGTCTACCGCGTGGCGATGGACCGTACAGCTGATCAGGCAGCTCTTGAAACACAGTATGAAGCTATTCGTGCAGAGCTGTTCAGCTTAGCCGAACTGTTGAATGGTAAGAAGGCGGATGACCGTAAAGGTGCTGAGCCGGAAACTATTTCAAGCCGTATTGGTTTTGCACAGTTTAACAGTGGTAGTTCTTATGGACCAACACCACAGAGCCATGAGCAAATGGGCTATGCGCTTGAAGCCTTCAAGGATGTGCGCCGTCGTCTTGGTATCATGACTGAGCAGACAATCCCTGCGTTTGAGAAAGCTCTGGAAGATGCTGGTGCCCCGTGGGTACGAGGCTCAATGAAGCTGCCAAGCGCTGAGTAA
- a CDS encoding ABC transporter ATP-binding protein: MPTDSETPLIEAKELRHRYSDQEVLYIKSWCLNEGENQLLLGASGCGKTTLISLLSGLSNPSSGDIWVNGILLSGLQSGEIDQLRASMFGLIFQDYHLVSSLNVYENITLPQQFTNQPIDKDWAEHLLKRLGLTDKKHTKPSALSHGEAQRVAIARAAMCQPPVLIADEPTSALDDENTAHVMELLNNLCTEWGATLLVASHDKRIKPFFEKRLILKSQETSPA, translated from the coding sequence ATGCCTACAGATAGTGAAACGCCGCTAATCGAAGCTAAAGAACTACGTCACCGCTATAGCGACCAAGAGGTACTATACATTAAAAGTTGGTGCTTGAATGAAGGCGAAAACCAACTTCTGCTAGGCGCCTCAGGATGCGGAAAAACTACATTAATCTCTCTACTATCTGGCCTATCTAACCCTTCTTCCGGTGATATTTGGGTAAACGGTATACTACTATCTGGTTTACAATCCGGAGAAATAGACCAACTGAGAGCATCAATGTTCGGTTTAATTTTTCAGGACTATCATTTAGTTTCCAGCCTAAACGTTTACGAAAACATAACCCTGCCCCAACAATTCACCAACCAGCCTATTGATAAAGACTGGGCTGAACATCTTCTAAAGCGCTTAGGTTTAACTGATAAGAAACACACCAAGCCTTCAGCTTTAAGCCATGGTGAAGCACAGCGTGTGGCAATTGCTCGAGCCGCGATGTGCCAACCACCAGTCCTTATTGCGGATGAACCAACGTCAGCTCTTGATGATGAGAATACCGCACACGTTATGGAATTGCTAAATAACTTGTGTACCGAATGGGGTGCAACACTGCTGGTGGCAAGCCATGATAAGCGTATTAAACCTTTCTTTGAAAAGCGCCTCATTTTGAAAAGCCAAGAAACGAGCCCAGCATGA
- a CDS encoding TonB-dependent siderophore receptor, with translation MPAFITLDAQADATEFYDLKEISVTAVRSKDRVLQPALELDQAYFEQTVPTDFTDVFRGVLGVGIRTNSRGEAVLRLRGSEERQSQVFIDGAPISVPWDGRADLSLFPASLIRSARVIKSAAPIEYGANAVLGVVDISTLDDSDEFRLNARTEYGTHDTFTLEGDVYIPIGNWALQFGANHFERDAISVADEDVIPFDPLEGEGRTNTDLESTSLFAAVSLDEEWGTVRASIFDINSEKGIAAAAHIDPAVGSPRFWRYPNWHMTQINLAADINLNDTTNLRVNTWRQDFEQTILSFTDVNYNELEDRQDDEDNTWGGRVVLSHEQPLITTRLVASLQQSTHEQTEDDILGGVNGELERFRQRLFSVGGEVDVPLSENVKTSFALAYDRAATPLTGGRPEQPAIGKWAASGALEWQASPDVTVTATVGQRLRFPTMRELYGTALGRFLLNPDLRPETALLADVTIDWAPADLPITLTVTPWISRIDDTLSRRNVTVDGSVLRQRFNLEGSRGIGLEAAFTWAVSDGLSFEANMLLQDLKADQNEEGNRPVLFQRPNSQILLAANYRFEGGANIRAEMNHTGRAFDEDEDGSVVALNRSNEFNVQFYVPLKETSFGSLQFYGALNNITDTVVLPQLGLPAPGRTIKFGIRLNGG, from the coding sequence TTGCCTGCTTTTATTACTCTTGATGCGCAAGCCGATGCTACAGAGTTTTATGATTTGAAGGAAATCAGCGTAACAGCTGTTAGAAGCAAAGATAGAGTTCTTCAGCCTGCGCTTGAGCTTGATCAGGCATATTTTGAACAGACTGTCCCAACAGATTTTACCGATGTTTTCCGGGGTGTACTTGGGGTTGGTATTCGGACTAACTCAAGGGGTGAAGCAGTACTGAGGTTACGCGGTTCGGAAGAGCGTCAGTCGCAGGTGTTTATTGATGGCGCGCCAATAAGTGTTCCTTGGGATGGTCGCGCTGACCTTTCTCTGTTTCCTGCTAGTTTGATTAGAAGCGCGCGGGTTATCAAGAGCGCAGCACCTATTGAATATGGTGCAAACGCGGTTTTGGGTGTTGTCGATATATCTACTCTTGATGATAGTGATGAGTTCCGTTTGAACGCACGCACGGAATACGGCACCCATGATACCTTCACGTTGGAGGGTGATGTCTATATTCCAATTGGCAATTGGGCGCTTCAGTTTGGTGCAAACCATTTCGAGCGTGATGCCATCAGTGTTGCTGATGAAGATGTTATTCCGTTTGATCCGCTGGAAGGCGAAGGCAGAACCAACACTGACTTGGAAAGTACAAGCCTTTTTGCAGCCGTATCACTGGATGAAGAATGGGGAACAGTGCGTGCGTCCATTTTTGATATCAATTCAGAAAAGGGTATAGCCGCTGCGGCACATATTGATCCTGCTGTTGGAAGCCCGCGTTTTTGGCGATATCCCAACTGGCATATGACACAAATAAACTTGGCTGCAGATATTAATTTGAATGATACTACCAATCTAAGGGTGAATACTTGGCGGCAGGACTTCGAACAAACCATACTGTCTTTCACCGATGTGAATTATAACGAGCTTGAAGACAGACAGGATGATGAAGATAACACATGGGGCGGGCGCGTTGTGCTTTCTCATGAGCAGCCGCTCATTACTACACGACTGGTAGCGTCCTTACAGCAAAGCACCCATGAGCAAACCGAGGATGACATACTCGGCGGTGTGAACGGGGAACTGGAAAGGTTTCGCCAGCGTTTGTTCAGTGTTGGTGGCGAAGTTGATGTGCCTTTAAGCGAAAATGTGAAAACATCTTTTGCACTTGCTTATGACAGAGCAGCAACACCGCTAACGGGTGGCCGACCAGAACAGCCAGCCATTGGAAAATGGGCGGCAAGCGGAGCATTGGAATGGCAGGCATCACCTGATGTAACTGTCACTGCAACGGTAGGACAGCGCCTTAGATTTCCAACCATGCGGGAGTTATATGGCACGGCGCTTGGGCGTTTTCTTTTAAACCCTGACCTAAGGCCAGAAACAGCTTTGTTGGCTGATGTAACCATTGATTGGGCTCCAGCTGATTTACCAATTACACTAACGGTTACACCGTGGATTTCACGTATAGATGATACGCTTTCACGCCGGAACGTGACGGTAGATGGCTCTGTTCTTCGTCAGCGGTTTAATCTGGAAGGCTCACGCGGTATTGGCCTTGAGGCGGCATTCACTTGGGCGGTGAGTGACGGACTAAGCTTTGAAGCAAATATGCTTCTGCAGGACTTGAAGGCAGATCAGAATGAAGAAGGTAATCGTCCAGTATTGTTTCAGCGACCTAATAGCCAGATATTGCTGGCCGCGAACTATAGGTTTGAAGGCGGAGCTAATATACGCGCTGAAATGAACCACACTGGTCGCGCTTTTGATGAAGATGAAGACGGTAGTGTTGTGGCACTTAACAGATCAAATGAATTTAATGTGCAGTTTTATGTGCCTCTCAAGGAAACCAGCTTTGGCTCTTTGCAGTTTTATGGTGCCTTGAACAATATTACAGATACGGTTGTCTTGCCGCAGTTAGGCTTACCTGCGCCAGGACGGACTATAAAATTTGGTATTAGGCTTAATGGAGGATAA
- a CDS encoding phosphoribosyl-AMP cyclohydrolase — translation MPITETELTQAREAWGNALIAISKAYEEGGIDAARALANDVLDAAYGYNLGPVLFKPTLASGEKTFRPTKEGALAYFVGHDENFPLDGGFGIKGWREVVSETSASFIEGDVGMWMGWVTFTDKDGNVTKVDKSWGYKKDEEGTLRIVHHHSSLPYQP, via the coding sequence ATGCCAATTACAGAAACAGAACTAACACAAGCCCGCGAAGCATGGGGAAATGCGCTTATTGCTATTTCAAAAGCATATGAAGAAGGCGGCATCGATGCAGCCAGAGCACTAGCGAATGACGTACTTGACGCGGCATACGGCTATAATCTTGGCCCGGTTCTATTCAAACCAACGCTTGCAAGCGGTGAGAAAACATTCCGTCCAACAAAAGAAGGCGCCCTAGCCTACTTCGTTGGCCATGATGAAAACTTCCCACTTGATGGTGGTTTCGGCATCAAAGGCTGGCGCGAAGTAGTATCAGAAACATCAGCGAGCTTCATTGAAGGTGATGTTGGCATGTGGATGGGTTGGGTAACCTTCACAGACAAAGACGGCAACGTTACGAAAGTGGATAAAAGCTGGGGTTACAAGAAGGATGAAGAAGGTACACTCCGTATCGTACACCACCATTCTTCACTTCCTTACCAACCTTAA
- a CDS encoding DUF3299 domain-containing protein, whose protein sequence is MENKFTYRILIFLSLFISINVTAQDDLLRPFAEQNIPEIWKPAPSTQGSIDWSILTGIEVRQEEINNFVQYVPTFTPALKSLDNSSVKLNGYLLPLDAGEFQSHFILMAYPHACPFHMPGGPGGFVEVITDIPVKFTYDPILIEGHFELLQDFSMGMFYRITAASAVNNQ, encoded by the coding sequence ATGGAAAATAAGTTCACATACCGCATCCTGATTTTTCTCAGCCTTTTTATAAGCATAAATGTAACCGCTCAGGATGATCTTCTCCGTCCCTTCGCTGAACAAAATATTCCGGAAATATGGAAACCTGCACCAAGTACTCAGGGCTCAATTGATTGGAGCATTTTGACAGGCATTGAGGTTAGACAGGAAGAGATTAATAACTTCGTTCAATATGTGCCTACGTTTACACCAGCACTCAAATCTCTTGATAACTCATCCGTAAAACTCAATGGCTATTTATTACCTCTTGATGCAGGAGAATTTCAAAGCCACTTTATCCTGATGGCATATCCACACGCCTGCCCTTTCCATATGCCCGGCGGCCCTGGAGGTTTCGTAGAGGTAATCACGGATATACCCGTAAAATTCACCTATGATCCAATATTGATTGAAGGGCACTTCGAGCTGCTGCAAGATTTTTCAATGGGGATGTTTTACCGAATTACCGCTGCATCTGCTGTGAATAACCAATAA
- the ggt gene encoding gamma-glutamyltransferase has translation MKFLKKGAATIMLAASLAATAADDKPVIDDIGAGGRPVGALWSRSPVYAEHGMAATAHPLASQVAIDILKAGGNAVDAAIAANVAIGLMEPTGNGMGGDLFAIVWDPKTKKLYGLNASGRSPKGRSYDELAARLKGKDTLPPFGDLPVSVPGAVDGWFELHKRFGNKPMSDVLKPAIDYAENGFPVSPVIARYFQMNLARFEERIATINEFDNARATYFKNGAPKAGSLFKNPDLARTFKMLASEGRDAYYKGEIAKTIDAYMKRIGGDLRYEDFANHKSEWVDPACVDYRGHELCELPPNSQGFAALQMANILKNVDLTQWSRGSAEVLHYITEAKRLAFEDLGRFYADPAFSDFDIKSLLTDEYGQKRFALIDPAKVNPNPEPGDPRIEGEGDTTYLTVADKDGMMVSLIQSNYRGMGSGLVPDGLGFMLQDRGQLFSMDPNHPNVYAPGKRPFNTIIPAFVMKDGQPYISFGLMGGGMQPQGHVQVLINIVDYGMNLQEAGDAARLNHIGGREPTGRIGDNSVDLIGTLNLEPGINAKTVAKLKAMGHRVQVIDNGIMFGGYQAIMRDPKTGVYIGATEMRKDGQAIGY, from the coding sequence ATGAAGTTTCTAAAAAAAGGCGCTGCCACGATAATGCTGGCAGCTTCATTAGCCGCAACCGCAGCTGACGATAAACCAGTTATCGATGATATTGGCGCTGGCGGCAGACCTGTTGGTGCGCTTTGGTCCAGAAGCCCAGTTTATGCAGAACACGGCATGGCAGCCACCGCGCACCCACTTGCAAGCCAAGTAGCAATAGATATCCTCAAAGCAGGTGGGAATGCAGTAGATGCAGCCATTGCAGCAAACGTCGCTATCGGACTTATGGAACCCACGGGCAACGGAATGGGCGGCGATTTGTTCGCTATTGTATGGGATCCGAAAACCAAGAAACTTTATGGCCTTAATGCATCAGGCAGGAGCCCTAAGGGCCGCTCTTATGATGAGTTAGCGGCGAGACTGAAGGGCAAGGACACACTACCACCATTTGGGGATTTACCTGTTAGTGTACCCGGTGCTGTAGATGGTTGGTTCGAGCTTCACAAACGCTTTGGCAACAAACCCATGTCAGACGTTTTAAAGCCTGCAATTGACTATGCGGAAAACGGTTTTCCAGTGTCGCCAGTAATCGCACGTTATTTCCAGATGAACCTGGCACGCTTTGAAGAACGCATTGCGACAATCAATGAATTTGATAATGCCCGCGCTACTTATTTCAAAAATGGTGCACCGAAAGCAGGATCACTTTTCAAAAACCCTGACCTGGCACGTACCTTTAAAATGTTAGCCAGCGAAGGCAGAGACGCTTACTACAAAGGTGAAATAGCGAAAACTATTGATGCCTATATGAAACGCATTGGGGGAGACCTGCGCTATGAAGATTTTGCAAACCATAAGAGCGAATGGGTAGACCCCGCTTGTGTTGACTATCGAGGCCATGAACTTTGTGAACTGCCGCCAAACAGCCAAGGCTTTGCAGCCCTTCAAATGGCTAATATTTTAAAAAATGTAGACCTAACCCAATGGTCACGCGGCAGCGCAGAGGTACTTCATTACATTACAGAAGCGAAACGACTAGCCTTTGAAGACTTAGGCCGCTTCTATGCAGACCCTGCCTTCAGCGATTTTGATATCAAAAGCCTGCTCACTGACGAATATGGCCAAAAGCGTTTTGCTCTTATTGACCCAGCCAAGGTTAACCCTAATCCTGAGCCGGGCGACCCAAGAATTGAAGGTGAAGGGGATACCACATACCTTACGGTGGCTGATAAAGACGGCATGATGGTTTCCCTCATTCAATCTAACTATCGTGGTATGGGCTCTGGGCTCGTGCCTGATGGTCTCGGCTTTATGCTTCAGGACCGGGGTCAATTATTCTCTATGGACCCTAATCACCCGAATGTTTACGCACCGGGGAAAAGGCCCTTTAATACTATTATTCCTGCTTTTGTGATGAAAGACGGTCAGCCATATATCAGCTTCGGCTTGATGGGTGGTGGGATGCAGCCACAAGGCCACGTTCAGGTGCTGATCAATATTGTTGATTACGGCATGAACCTGCAAGAAGCTGGTGATGCAGCAAGGCTTAACCATATCGGTGGTCGCGAGCCAACTGGTCGCATCGGTGATAACAGTGTGGATTTAATCGGAACCCTAAACCTTGAACCAGGCATCAACGCTAAAACGGTGGCAAAACTGAAAGCAATGGGCCACCGGGTTCAAGTTATTGATAACGGCATTATGTTTGGTGGATATCAAGCCATTATGCGTGACCCTAAAACCGGGGTTTACATAGGTGCAACAGAGATGCGCAAAGATGGCCAGGCCATCGGCTATTGA